A stretch of DNA from Saccharomycodes ludwigii strain NBRC 1722 chromosome I, whole genome shotgun sequence:
TGGTTCTTTTTTAGATTGGGCATTAATGCATTTAGAAATGTTAGAAAGTCAAATCAGAAGATTTGAAAGTCCTGACGAAACCCCCTTTTTCCCAGATCATATCTTAAAGCCTATTTTGCCCAGTATTAACTATCCAAAAGTTTTGGCTTCATATTCTAATCAAGTGAACTATaattcaaatattaaaagaatgtATATCGATAAAATAACCAAAttaatttccaaaaatgaTGGAGATGCTAAAGAATCATATGGaagtgttaccaccattGATATCAAGTGTTTACAAAGCCTAAGTAGGAGGATCCACTTTGGTAAGTTTGTTGCCGAAGctaaatttcaaaaagaCAAGGAATTGTATACCGATCTaatcaaaaagaaagataTCGATGGTCtatatcaaaatattactAATTCTGCCGTTGAAGagaaaattttacaaaGATTGTTAATTAAAGCCGAAGTATATGGAGTAGATCCAACTAATAAAGAAGGTGAAAGAAAGATTACCCCTGAATATTTggttaaaatttataagGAATATGTTATTCCGATGACCAAAGAAGTAGAAGTCCAGTATTTATTAAGAAGGTTAGAGGATTCTACATagattttatctttttttttttttttttttttttttttttttttttgttcactCTATgtaattttgtattttaaatgaatattatatatatatatatataaaataggATCAACCCATCATTCTTATTGCTGCCTCAAAGGTAGCAAAAGTAGCAGCATTTGCCGGGGCGGCCCTAATAATAGTGGGCCCAAAACCTTTAAATAAACCTTTCCAACCAACTTCTTTGTAAAGGTTGGAGAAGACGGTTGtcattttaatatttttgtttcttaGATCACTAGTTTGAATGATGCTCTTAACAACATCAATTGGATAAACCATGCACCACAATAGACAACCAGATAACCCACCAAAGGAACATAATTTCCAAGACGCAATTTGCGAACGTTCAATATTGTGAATTTTCATTTCTCTTGTCATTAAAGCCTCATAAACTAGAAAATAGATACCACACCCATGCCCATCTCTAAGCATTGTTGGAAGCAGGCCCCTTAAAAGACTCTTGTGTTTTCTCaatgttttaataacatGTAGTGGGCCATGAAACTCGCCAGTTTTATCAATTTGTAATCTAATTCTCACATGTTCAATTGGAGAAGCAATGAAAGCATTGGAAACACCACCTACAGTACcgcaacaataatattgcCATAATGTTAGATgtgaatttattttatctctATTGAGTTTATGAAACAATCTTTTCATGGCTTCATTGGCACCAAATTGGACAGAAACACAAACACCAATGCCAAGTAACGGTGTTAAAGTACCCTTATAAAAGGCTAGAGGCCcttcatttttaatcaatTCTTTTACAACTCTTATAGCGTTTATGTTGGGATCAGTAGATGTTTGTAATCTAACTTTTGTTGTATCAAATGGTTGGCCAACTAACACTTGGGCAACACCACCACAGGTGCCTGCAAATAAATCCTTAATGACTCTTAAAGAGGAGGCACCTTCATCCTCGTCTATCAATTGGGTAGAAGCCAACTCGTCGGacatctttattttttgatttttgatttttgatttttgatttttgatttttgatttttgattttttttttttttttttttttcttttaactttttgtGGTTGAAGATATTGAAAAGAATTGGATTAAAGTGAGTAAGGGATTCTATaagattataaattataagaGCGATGCATTAAAAGtttggaaagaaaaagaaaagaaaaaagaaatcatcACATGCGCTGAagatatacatatatatatatatatattatatatatttatgcaagtatagtttgttttttatttcctctTTTGGTATAGCCTTATCTATGTtacctttttattttatttttttttttttttttttttatttcccttTTTCATCTCTTCGTCGTTTTAGTTTTATAATaccgaaaaaaaaaaaaaggaaaattgTACAAATGTTATCGTTTTacaagacaaaaaaaatgaataactTTATATAAGTGTGAATTGTATTGTTTATACCTTATATAAAAGGCCCCTTCACAATAACTTTTTagctattaaaaaaatataactatcataataatatatatcaatattACTTAACTCCATGGgattaaatctttttgtCCGTAAACTTCACCGACTACGCATAAAACCAATT
This window harbors:
- the ARO7 gene encoding chorismate mutase ARO7 (similar to Saccharomyces cerevisiae YPR060C | ARO7 | AROmatic amino acid requiring) → MDFLKPETVLDLQNIRNELVHMEDTIIFNFIERSYFPTCSSVYLENADGLKIPDFDGSFLDWALMHLEMLESQIRRFESPDETPFFPDHILKPILPSINYPKVLASYSNQVNYNSNIKRMYIDKITKLISKNDGDAKESYGSVTTIDIKCLQSLSRRIHFGKFVAEAKFQKDKELYTDLIKKKDIDGLYQNITNSAVEEKILQRLLIKAEVYGVDPTNKEGERKITPEYLVKIYKEYVIPMTKEVEVQYLLRRLEDST
- the YMC1 gene encoding organic acid transporter (similar to Saccharomyces cerevisiae YPR058W | YMC1 | Yeast Mitochondrial Carrier (paralog of YBR104W | YMC2)); this encodes MSDELASTQLIDEDEGASSLRVIKDLFAGTCGGVAQVLVGQPFDTTKVRLQTSTDPNINAIRVVKELIKNEGPLAFYKGTLTPLLGIGVCVSVQFGANEAMKRLFHKLNRDKINSHLTLWQYYCCGTVGGVSNAFIASPIEHVRIRLQIDKTGEFHGPLHVIKTLRKHKSLLRGLLPTMLRDGHGCGIYFLVYEALMTREMKIHNIERSQIASWKLCSFGGLSGCLLWCMVYPIDVVKSIIQTSDLRNKNIKMTTVFSNLYKEVGWKGLFKGFGPTIIRAAPANAATFATFEAAIRMMG